The DNA sequence GTACAAAGGCGAGAAAGATGTCTGTGCCCAGCTTGGAAGCAACATGGAAGCCATGGGAGGCTATATTGCGCTGTCATTTGCGGCGGCTCAGTTTATCAGTTACTTTAATTATACGAAGCTGGGGACGATCCTGGCGTTAAAGGGGGCCTCCGTTCTGGGCCGGATTGGAACGGGAGGGCCGGTTTTAATGGTGCTGTTTATTCTGCTTGCATCACTTATTAACCTGTTTATGGGGTCGGCCTCTGCCAAGTGGACGATCCTGGCTCCCGTTTTTGTCCCCATGTTCATGCTGCTGGGCTATTCGCCGGAACTGGTGCAGGTGGCGTACCGTATCGGGGATTCGTGTACTAACCTCATTACACCGCTGATGGCCTATTTTGCCATGGTTGTGGTGTTTGCAAAGAAATACGATGATAATTCCGGGATCGGAACGCTGGTATCCACCATGCTTCCATACTGTATCTGC is a window from the Anaerotignum faecicola genome containing:
- a CDS encoding AbgT family transporter, coding for YKGEKDVCAQLGSNMEAMGGYIALSFAAAQFISYFNYTKLGTILALKGASVLGRIGTGGPVLMVLFILLASLINLFMGSASAKWTILAPVFVPMFMLLGYSPELVQVAYRIGDSCTNLITPLMAYFAMVVVFAKKYDDNSGIGTLVSTMLPYCICFLIGWSLLLILWMAAGLPLGPGAGLMIS